One Streptomyces showdoensis genomic region harbors:
- a CDS encoding isochorismatase family protein has protein sequence MAIPPIPPYPLPTEGELPRNRVSWLPSADRAVLLVHDMQRYFLAPFDRAAEPAGPLLAHVRLLLDTARARGVPVAYTAQPGDMDPRQRGLLADFWGPGMSSAPEDRELLPEIAPADGDTVLTKWRYSAFHRTPLTELMRDRGRDQLIVVGVYAHIGCLATAYDAFAHDIQPFLVADALADFGPAEHRQALGQAADRCAAVLSTSRVVEAIGIPGTRDAA, from the coding sequence ATGGCGATCCCGCCGATTCCGCCCTATCCGCTCCCCACCGAGGGCGAGCTGCCGCGGAACCGCGTGTCCTGGCTGCCGTCGGCCGACCGGGCGGTGCTGCTCGTCCACGACATGCAGCGGTACTTCCTGGCCCCGTTCGACCGCGCGGCCGAGCCCGCGGGCCCGCTGCTGGCGCACGTGCGGCTGCTCCTGGACACGGCCCGCGCGCGGGGCGTCCCGGTCGCCTACACCGCGCAGCCCGGGGACATGGACCCGCGCCAGCGCGGCCTGCTGGCCGACTTCTGGGGGCCGGGCATGAGCAGCGCCCCGGAGGACCGGGAGCTGCTGCCGGAGATCGCGCCGGCCGACGGCGACACCGTGCTGACGAAGTGGCGCTACAGCGCCTTCCACCGCACCCCGCTGACCGAGCTGATGCGGGACCGGGGGCGGGACCAGCTGATCGTGGTCGGGGTCTACGCCCACATCGGCTGCCTGGCCACCGCCTACGACGCCTTCGCCCACGACATCCAGCCCTTCCTGGTCGCGGACGCCCTGGCGGACTTCGGCCCGGCCGAGCACCGGCAGGCGCTCGGCCAGGCCGCGGACCGCTGTGCCGCGGTGCTCAGCACGTCCCGGGTGGTCGAGGCGATCGGGATCCCAGGAACACGTGATGCGGCCTGA
- a CDS encoding DsbA family oxidoreductase — MPDRPVTLTLWSDLSCPWATLALHTLHAEAERLDVELLVDHRAFPLELFNRMATPKHIIDSEIVAIGGRLPELGWRLWHAPDATYPVTMLPAMEAVQAAKDPAVGGLAGSDQLDTALRRAFLVESRCVSIPAVVLEAADTCPLVDTDALARAIAEGRGRAEVYRDWEEARRTSVQGSPTLFGADATPLHNPGARYHWSKDVPPPEGGFPVLEEYSRDWAAALLGVQG; from the coding sequence GTGCCCGACCGACCCGTCACCCTGACCCTCTGGTCGGACCTGAGCTGTCCCTGGGCGACCCTCGCGCTGCACACCCTGCACGCCGAGGCGGAGCGCCTGGACGTGGAGCTGCTGGTCGACCACCGGGCGTTCCCGCTCGAACTCTTCAACCGGATGGCCACGCCGAAGCACATCATCGACAGCGAGATCGTCGCCATCGGCGGCCGGCTGCCGGAGCTGGGCTGGCGGCTGTGGCACGCGCCCGACGCCACCTACCCGGTCACGATGCTCCCGGCCATGGAGGCGGTGCAGGCCGCCAAGGACCCGGCGGTGGGCGGCCTGGCCGGCAGCGACCAGCTCGACACCGCGCTGCGCCGCGCCTTCCTGGTGGAGAGCCGCTGCGTGAGCATCCCCGCGGTGGTCCTGGAGGCCGCCGACACCTGCCCGCTCGTGGACACCGACGCGCTGGCCCGGGCCATCGCCGAGGGCCGCGGCCGGGCCGAGGTCTACCGGGACTGGGAGGAGGCCAGGCGCACCTCCGTCCAGGGCAGCCCCACCCTGTTCGGCGCCGACGCGACCCCCCTGCACAACCCCGGCGCCCGCTACCACTGGTCCAAGGACGTCCCTCCCCCGGAGGGCGGCTTCCCGGTGCTGGAGGAGTACAGCCGGGACTGGGCCGCGGCCCTGCTCGGCGTCCAGGGCTGA
- a CDS encoding 2-amino-3,7-dideoxy-D-threo-hept-6-ulosonate synthase, with product MSVNYSARSLRLRRLFRHRDQRLMVVPLDHSIADGPLTARGGLDALVGQLVGNGVDAVVLHKGSLRHVRTDRFTGMSLIMHLSASTAHAPDPDAKYLVTGVEEALRQGADAVSVHVNLGSRDERQQIADLGAVADVCDRWNVPLLAMMYPRGPKISNPRDPELVVHTATLAADLGADIVKTLYTGSSDEMADIVEACPIPVIVAGGVRVDAEDQVLDFVGDAIRGGAAGVAMGRNVFQAPDPGAMARKISQIVHSTSEGPGTHSARREAFVSGAL from the coding sequence GTGTCAGTCAACTATTCCGCGCGCAGTCTGCGCCTGCGGCGCCTGTTCCGTCACCGGGACCAGAGACTCATGGTCGTGCCGCTGGACCACTCGATCGCGGACGGCCCGCTCACCGCCCGGGGCGGCCTGGACGCCCTGGTCGGGCAGCTGGTCGGCAACGGGGTGGACGCGGTGGTGCTGCACAAGGGGAGCCTGCGCCATGTGCGGACCGACCGGTTCACCGGGATGTCGCTGATCATGCATCTGAGCGCCAGCACGGCCCACGCGCCGGACCCGGACGCCAAGTACCTGGTCACCGGGGTCGAGGAGGCCCTGCGGCAGGGCGCCGACGCGGTCAGCGTGCACGTCAACCTCGGCTCCCGGGACGAGCGGCAGCAGATCGCCGACCTCGGCGCGGTGGCGGACGTGTGCGACCGCTGGAACGTGCCGCTGCTCGCGATGATGTACCCGCGCGGCCCCAAGATCAGCAACCCGCGCGATCCCGAGCTGGTCGTGCACACCGCGACGCTCGCCGCCGATCTGGGCGCGGACATCGTCAAGACCCTCTACACCGGCTCCTCCGACGAGATGGCCGACATCGTCGAGGCCTGCCCCATCCCCGTGATCGTGGCCGGCGGCGTCCGGGTGGACGCCGAGGACCAGGTGCTGGACTTCGTGGGCGACGCGATCCGCGGCGGTGCCGCCGGGGTCGCCATGGGCCGCAACGTCTTCCAGGCGCCCGACCCCGGGGCGATGGCCCGCAAGATCTCGCAGATCGTGCACAGCACCAGCGAGGGCCCGGGCACGCACTCCGCCCGCCGGGAGGCCTTCGTCTCCGGCGCGCTCTAG
- a CDS encoding cupin domain-containing protein, whose translation MTFISDVTDGFTLGPGEGRPIGHQVNLKVGQEHTPNLLAVECEFAPGFDVGAHSHSTHEEIFYVLEGEVEFFAFQPKVITSEPGSWTQWESKTGQKVTRATPGTVLYVPKGTPHGFRNPGDVKMRFLLVGTPAGHENYQQEIADLLASPPKDEEDLRRAVEEIRRRNHTEQLTPAVRAPSDM comes from the coding sequence ATGACCTTCATCTCCGACGTCACCGACGGATTCACGCTGGGGCCCGGTGAGGGCCGGCCGATCGGCCACCAGGTGAACCTGAAGGTGGGACAGGAGCACACCCCGAACCTGCTGGCCGTCGAGTGCGAGTTCGCGCCGGGCTTCGACGTCGGCGCGCACAGCCACTCCACCCACGAGGAGATCTTCTACGTCCTCGAGGGCGAGGTGGAGTTCTTCGCCTTCCAACCCAAGGTGATCACCTCCGAGCCGGGCTCGTGGACCCAGTGGGAGTCCAAGACCGGCCAGAAGGTGACCCGGGCGACCCCCGGCACCGTGCTGTACGTGCCCAAGGGCACCCCGCACGGCTTCCGCAACCCCGGCGACGTGAAGATGCGCTTCCTGCTGGTCGGCACCCCGGCCGGGCACGAGAACTACCAGCAGGAGATCGCCGACCTGCTCGCCTCGCCCCCGAAGGACGAGGAGGACCTGCGCCGGGCGGTGGAGGAGATCCGTCGCCGGAACCACACCGAGCAGCTGACTCCGGCGGTCCGGGCCCCCTCGGACATGTGA
- a CDS encoding 2,3-dihydro-2,3-dihydroxybenzoate dehydrogenase: MSTVSSTGTEGISGRVAVVTGAGQGIGAAVARLLGVHGAQVALWDAAPEPVTGVAAELDAAGVKNTAMCVDVRDSAAVEEAAERVERELGPVELLVNVAGVLRTGAVLDLADEAWDEVFGVNVRGVFAVSRSVAGRMAGRGRGAVVTVASNAGGVPRVGMGAYAASKAASSMLTKCLGLELAGRGVRCNVVSPGSTDTPMLRDMWDAAGDGATDATVNGSLEAFRVGIPLGRVGTAEQVAQAVLFLLSDQASHITLQDLYVDGGAALG, from the coding sequence ATGAGCACGGTGTCGTCCACCGGTACGGAGGGGATCAGCGGCCGCGTCGCCGTGGTCACGGGAGCGGGCCAGGGCATCGGCGCGGCCGTCGCCCGGCTGCTGGGCGTGCACGGCGCCCAGGTGGCGCTGTGGGACGCGGCGCCGGAGCCGGTCACCGGCGTGGCCGCCGAACTCGACGCCGCCGGCGTCAAGAACACGGCCATGTGCGTGGACGTCCGCGACAGCGCGGCGGTCGAGGAGGCGGCGGAGCGGGTCGAGCGGGAGCTCGGCCCGGTGGAGCTCCTGGTGAACGTGGCCGGGGTGCTCCGTACCGGCGCCGTCCTCGATCTCGCCGACGAGGCGTGGGACGAGGTCTTCGGCGTCAACGTGCGCGGGGTGTTCGCGGTCTCCCGCTCCGTCGCGGGCCGGATGGCGGGCCGCGGCAGGGGCGCGGTCGTGACCGTCGCGTCCAACGCGGGCGGGGTGCCGCGGGTCGGCATGGGCGCGTACGCCGCGTCCAAGGCGGCGTCCTCGATGCTCACCAAGTGCCTCGGGCTCGAACTGGCCGGCCGGGGCGTGCGCTGCAACGTGGTCTCGCCCGGGTCCACCGACACCCCGATGCTGCGGGACATGTGGGACGCGGCCGGGGACGGGGCGACGGACGCCACGGTGAACGGCTCGCTGGAGGCGTTCCGGGTCGGGATCCCGCTCGGCCGGGTCGGCACCGCCGAGCAGGTCGCGCAGGCCGTCCTGTTCCTGCTCTCCGACCAGGCCTCCCACATCACCCTGCAGGACCTGTACGTCGACGGCGGCGCGGCGCTCGGCTGA
- a CDS encoding aspartate kinase yields the protein MGVLVQKYGGSSLASTERLDAVAARIAETHRGGASTVVVVSARGGATDELLAQAAAAGGSGLGTEHLRETDQLLATGECASAALLALTLLRLGVPAVSLTGAQAGIAVVGKPGSGIVDRIDTTRINGHLEQGSVTVVTGFQGRNDRGDTVTLGRGGSDTSAVAVAAALKARRCEIYTDVDGVYSADPTHVPDARKLPFVHASMMAEMAFAGAKVLHPRAVELAALHGVELHVRTSLGTQEGTVVGQGEEEGGEMTSLETGGAVVAVTSDPDVARVLVHARGRSDLAAEVLSILARHAVPMDLVARSGPHEEEFRMGFTIRRSHVSEVGPALDKAVAVHGGEVRVDSDVAKVSLIGMGLLNRPEYVARMTAALAAAGIATSWVSSSQLRASVTVPADRRVQALCLLHKEFDLSGAGTEQTVAL from the coding sequence ATGGGCGTGCTGGTTCAGAAATACGGTGGCAGCTCCTTGGCCAGCACGGAGCGCCTCGACGCGGTGGCCGCGAGAATCGCCGAGACGCACCGCGGCGGAGCGTCGACCGTCGTCGTCGTGTCCGCTCGGGGCGGCGCCACCGACGAGCTCCTCGCGCAGGCCGCCGCGGCCGGCGGCTCCGGCCTCGGTACGGAGCACCTGCGCGAGACCGATCAGCTCCTCGCCACCGGGGAGTGCGCCTCGGCCGCGCTGCTGGCCCTGACCCTGCTGCGGCTGGGGGTGCCGGCGGTCTCGCTGACCGGGGCCCAGGCGGGCATCGCGGTGGTCGGCAAGCCGGGCTCGGGGATCGTCGACCGGATCGACACCACCCGGATCAACGGGCACCTGGAGCAGGGCAGCGTCACCGTGGTCACCGGGTTCCAGGGCCGCAACGACCGCGGGGACACCGTCACGCTGGGCCGGGGCGGCTCGGACACCAGCGCGGTCGCCGTGGCGGCCGCCCTGAAGGCGCGGCGCTGCGAGATCTACACCGACGTCGACGGGGTCTACAGCGCGGACCCCACCCATGTCCCCGACGCCCGCAAACTGCCGTTCGTCCACGCCTCGATGATGGCGGAGATGGCGTTCGCGGGGGCGAAGGTGCTGCACCCGCGTGCGGTGGAACTCGCCGCGCTGCACGGGGTCGAGCTGCACGTCCGTACCTCGCTCGGAACTCAGGAGGGAACCGTTGTCGGACAAGGAGAGGAAGAGGGGGGCGAGATGACCTCGCTGGAAACGGGGGGCGCGGTCGTCGCCGTCACGTCGGACCCCGATGTGGCCAGGGTCCTGGTGCACGCCCGGGGGCGCAGCGATCTGGCGGCCGAGGTGCTGTCGATCCTCGCCCGGCACGCCGTGCCGATGGACCTGGTGGCCCGGTCCGGGCCCCACGAGGAGGAGTTCCGGATGGGGTTCACCATTCGCAGGAGCCACGTGTCCGAGGTCGGGCCCGCGCTGGACAAGGCGGTGGCCGTGCACGGCGGCGAGGTCCGGGTGGACTCGGACGTGGCCAAGGTCTCGCTGATCGGCATGGGGCTGCTCAACCGGCCCGAGTACGTGGCCCGGATGACCGCGGCGCTCGCCGCCGCCGGCATCGCGACCAGCTGGGTCTCCTCCTCCCAGTTACGGGCCTCGGTCACCGTGCCCGCGGACCGTCGCGTGCAGGCGCTGTGCCTGCTGCACAAGGAGTTCGACCTGTCCGGAGCCGGTACCGAGCAGACCGTGGCGCTCTGA
- a CDS encoding 3-dehydroquinate synthase II, whose product MKLTWIDVRSLKSAKKAVIEEAVHQRIDGVVSSSLSDLKGLPPTVKKVFLPQGKELPAEFGPADVVILSDRQGDAGELAKAHPTVEFGRFVEIVDADTLEDACVASREEKWALLLFRDPTKIPLEIVLAAAAKADGSIITVAADVEEATIIFGVLEHGSDGVMMAPKTVGDATALKAAAEAQPAELQLTELEVVRTEHIGMGERACVDTCSHFREDEGILVGSHSKGMILCVSETHPLPYMPTRPFRVNAGAIMSYTISGENDRTNYLSELQAGSKVLAVDVKGQTRVVTVGRVKIESRPLISIDAVAPDGRSANLILQDDWHVRVLGPGGTVLNSTELKPGDKVLGYLPTADRHVGYAIDEFCIEK is encoded by the coding sequence GTGAAGCTCACCTGGATCGACGTCCGTTCCCTGAAGAGCGCCAAGAAGGCCGTCATCGAAGAGGCCGTGCACCAGCGGATCGACGGTGTCGTCAGCTCCAGCCTTTCGGACCTCAAGGGCCTGCCGCCGACCGTGAAGAAGGTCTTCCTTCCGCAGGGGAAAGAACTCCCGGCCGAGTTCGGTCCGGCCGACGTGGTGATCCTCTCCGACCGTCAGGGTGACGCGGGCGAGCTCGCCAAGGCCCACCCGACGGTCGAGTTCGGGCGCTTCGTGGAGATCGTCGACGCCGACACGCTGGAGGACGCCTGCGTGGCCTCCCGCGAGGAGAAGTGGGCGCTGCTGCTCTTCCGCGACCCCACCAAGATCCCGCTGGAGATCGTGCTCGCCGCCGCGGCCAAGGCCGACGGCAGCATCATCACCGTGGCCGCGGACGTGGAGGAGGCCACCATCATCTTCGGCGTCCTGGAGCACGGCTCCGACGGCGTGATGATGGCCCCGAAGACGGTCGGCGACGCCACCGCGCTGAAGGCCGCCGCCGAGGCGCAGCCGGCCGAACTGCAGCTCACCGAGCTGGAGGTGGTGCGCACCGAGCACATCGGCATGGGCGAGCGGGCCTGTGTCGACACCTGCTCGCACTTCCGCGAGGACGAGGGCATCCTGGTCGGTTCGCACTCCAAGGGCATGATCCTGTGCGTCAGCGAGACGCACCCGCTGCCCTACATGCCGACCCGTCCGTTCCGCGTCAACGCGGGCGCGATCATGTCGTACACGATCTCCGGCGAGAACGACCGCACCAACTACCTGAGCGAGCTGCAGGCCGGCAGCAAGGTCCTGGCGGTCGACGTCAAGGGCCAGACCCGGGTGGTCACGGTCGGCCGGGTGAAGATCGAGTCCCGCCCGCTGATCTCCATCGACGCGGTCGCGCCCGACGGGCGGAGCGCCAACCTGATCCTCCAGGACGACTGGCACGTCCGGGTCCTCGGCCCCGGCGGCACGGTGCTCAACAGCACCGAGCTGAAGCCGGGCGACAAGGTGCTCGGCTACCTGCCGACCGCCGACCGGCACGTCGGCTACGCGATCGACGAGTTCTGCATCGAGAAGTAG
- a CDS encoding phenylacetate--CoA ligase family protein has product MSRRFSEHLPQLGDWRDQEQLRKMQDEQLRETLAWARNSPFYQRRFGGGPAPASRADFEGLALTGKQDLRDAYPFGMLAVPKAELATYHESSGTAGSPTPSYYTERDWTDLAERYARKWVGIGPEDTFLVRTPYALMITGHLAQAAARLKGATVVPGDNRSLAMPYSRVLRVLHDLEVSLTWSMPTEILLWAAAARAAGLVPDRDFPALRAVFVGGEPLSPARRARISEIWGVPVVEEYGSTETGSLAGECPEGHLHLWADRAVFEVYDPETGTLSASGAGQLVVTPLYRQAMPLLRYNLEDNVEVSDEPCPCGWQLPTVRVLGRSSFGHRVGSATVTQARLEELVFGLPVEHGVMFWRARARADLLELEIEVAPEHREAARAALAAAIEAEYGPVPARIDGVPPGSLVPLEALTGVHDVVKPRSLFGPDEDWSKALLYY; this is encoded by the coding sequence ATGAGCCGTCGGTTCTCGGAGCACCTCCCCCAGCTGGGCGACTGGCGCGACCAGGAGCAGCTCCGCAAGATGCAGGACGAGCAGCTGCGCGAGACGCTCGCCTGGGCCCGGAACTCGCCCTTCTACCAGCGGCGTTTCGGCGGCGGGCCCGCGCCCGCCTCGCGCGCCGACTTCGAGGGGCTGGCCCTGACGGGCAAGCAGGACCTGCGCGACGCCTATCCCTTCGGGATGCTGGCCGTGCCCAAGGCCGAACTGGCCACCTACCACGAGTCCAGCGGCACGGCGGGCAGCCCGACCCCCTCGTACTACACGGAGCGGGACTGGACCGACCTGGCCGAGCGCTACGCCCGCAAGTGGGTCGGCATCGGCCCGGAGGACACCTTCCTGGTCCGCACCCCGTACGCGCTGATGATCACCGGTCATCTCGCCCAGGCGGCGGCGCGGCTCAAGGGCGCCACCGTGGTCCCGGGCGACAACCGCTCGCTGGCGATGCCGTACTCGCGCGTGCTGCGGGTGCTGCACGACCTGGAGGTCAGCCTGACCTGGTCGATGCCCACGGAGATCCTGCTGTGGGCGGCGGCCGCCCGGGCCGCGGGTCTGGTGCCGGACCGGGACTTCCCGGCACTGCGCGCGGTGTTCGTGGGCGGCGAGCCGCTCAGCCCGGCGCGGCGGGCCCGGATCAGCGAGATCTGGGGCGTCCCGGTGGTCGAGGAGTACGGCTCCACGGAGACCGGCAGCCTGGCCGGCGAGTGCCCGGAGGGGCATCTGCACCTGTGGGCGGACCGGGCGGTCTTCGAGGTGTACGACCCGGAGACCGGCACGCTGTCCGCCTCCGGAGCCGGGCAGTTGGTCGTCACCCCGCTCTACCGCCAGGCGATGCCGCTGCTGCGGTACAACCTGGAGGACAACGTCGAGGTCTCGGACGAGCCCTGCCCGTGCGGCTGGCAGCTGCCGACCGTGCGGGTGCTCGGGCGTTCCTCGTTCGGCCACCGGGTCGGCTCCGCGACCGTCACCCAGGCACGCCTGGAGGAGCTGGTCTTCGGGCTGCCGGTCGAGCACGGCGTCATGTTCTGGCGGGCCCGTGCCCGCGCCGACCTGCTGGAGCTGGAGATCGAGGTGGCCCCCGAGCACCGGGAGGCCGCCCGCGCCGCGCTGGCGGCGGCGATCGAGGCCGAGTACGGGCCCGTTCCGGCGCGGATCGACGGGGTGCCGCCCGGCTCGCTGGTGCCGCTGGAGGCCCTCACGGGCGTCCACGACGTCGTGAAGCCGCGCAGCCTGTTCGGTCCGGACGAGGACTGGAGCAAGGCGCTCCTCTACTACTGA
- a CDS encoding FAD-dependent monooxygenase, protein MAEVPPRIAIVGAGIAGVALAVALSKRGLTCDVFERTRHLREIGAGIQISPNGSRLLLALGIGRSLDRTGVRPESIDVRNWADGGTLARTVLGEACAELYGAPYLALHRAGLHSALVEQLPESALHLGMECVEIQERDERDELDDEVVLRFADGFEFRADVVIGADGIRSTVRGRTVGDEPRFSGQSIYRAVVPASAWPEAQERPHVSIWMGPGQHCVAYPISGGRSVSIAATAPAGDWRRESWSAEGSPQELLDAYAGWAPELRSLLSAATSVTRWALYDRDPVEKWTTDRVTLIGDAAHPMLPFGAQGAALGLEDALTLAVCLKDATAKTVPDALRRYEALRRPRAEQVHRFIRENERGHHVEDGDRQRERDAALDTEFGLRQRAWLFGYDAVAETAGTTVQE, encoded by the coding sequence ATGGCGGAGGTACCCCCAAGGATCGCCATTGTCGGCGCTGGTATCGCCGGGGTCGCGCTCGCCGTGGCCCTGTCCAAGCGCGGCCTCACCTGCGACGTGTTCGAACGCACCCGGCACCTGCGCGAGATCGGTGCCGGGATCCAGATCTCGCCCAACGGTTCGCGGCTGCTGCTGGCGCTCGGCATCGGCCGCAGCCTGGACCGTACCGGCGTCCGGCCGGAGTCGATCGACGTGCGCAACTGGGCCGACGGCGGCACGCTGGCGCGGACCGTCCTCGGCGAGGCGTGTGCGGAGCTGTACGGGGCGCCCTACCTGGCCTTGCACCGGGCCGGTCTGCACAGCGCGCTGGTGGAGCAACTGCCGGAGTCCGCCCTGCACCTGGGCATGGAGTGCGTGGAGATCCAGGAGCGCGACGAGCGGGACGAGCTCGACGACGAGGTGGTGCTGCGGTTCGCGGACGGCTTCGAGTTCCGGGCGGACGTCGTCATCGGGGCCGACGGCATCCGCTCGACCGTGCGCGGGCGGACCGTCGGCGACGAGCCGCGGTTCTCCGGGCAGTCCATCTACCGGGCGGTCGTCCCGGCGTCGGCCTGGCCGGAGGCGCAGGAACGGCCGCACGTGTCCATCTGGATGGGGCCGGGCCAGCACTGCGTCGCCTACCCGATCTCGGGCGGGCGCTCGGTCAGCATCGCCGCGACCGCCCCGGCCGGCGACTGGCGGCGGGAGTCCTGGTCGGCGGAGGGCTCGCCGCAGGAGCTGCTCGACGCCTACGCGGGCTGGGCACCGGAGCTGCGGTCGCTGCTGTCGGCGGCGACGAGCGTGACGCGGTGGGCGCTGTACGACCGCGACCCGGTGGAGAAGTGGACCACCGACCGGGTGACCCTGATCGGCGACGCCGCGCACCCGATGCTCCCGTTCGGCGCCCAGGGGGCCGCGCTGGGGCTGGAGGACGCGCTGACGCTGGCGGTCTGCCTCAAGGACGCCACCGCCAAGACGGTGCCGGACGCGCTGCGGCGCTACGAGGCGCTGCGCCGGCCGCGCGCCGAGCAGGTCCACCGCTTCATCAGGGAGAACGAGCGCGGGCACCACGTCGAGGACGGCGACCGGCAGCGCGAGCGGGACGCCGCCCTGGACACGGAGTTCGGACTGCGGCAGCGGGCCTGGCTCTTCGGGTACGACGCCGTGGCCGAGACGGCCGGCACCACCGTCCAGGAATGA
- a CDS encoding amidohydrolase family protein, translating to MERQPVFDFHARLPAGPGALGRLLSVMEGSGIGRAGVAAGGVVDLDVLARQLIEGGHVTSDPDNAGVRDAALASGGRLTPFWFGNPHRGTAGYRADGGRFAALELSPAVHGVPLDDPRTAAFLDLAAGFGHPVYVVCLDREGCRVSDLAALAAKRAETVFVLGHLGIGLIDTYGIGLVEPVPNVVVETSGAFGFTVRVAIERLGAERVLFSAEHPLQPPSVELAKYQALGLPQPLLQQVLWRNAHRILGLESP from the coding sequence ATGGAGCGGCAGCCCGTATTCGACTTCCACGCCAGGCTGCCCGCCGGCCCCGGCGCCCTCGGCCGCCTGCTGTCCGTGATGGAAGGCAGCGGCATCGGGCGCGCCGGGGTCGCGGCGGGCGGAGTGGTCGATCTGGACGTCCTGGCCCGCCAGTTGATCGAGGGCGGGCACGTGACCTCGGACCCGGACAACGCCGGTGTACGGGACGCCGCGCTGGCCTCGGGCGGCCGGCTGACGCCGTTCTGGTTCGGCAACCCGCACCGCGGGACCGCCGGGTACCGGGCGGACGGCGGGCGGTTCGCCGCGCTGGAGCTCTCCCCGGCGGTGCACGGCGTCCCCCTGGACGATCCGCGCACCGCCGCGTTCCTCGACCTCGCGGCGGGGTTCGGGCACCCCGTCTACGTCGTGTGCCTCGACCGGGAGGGCTGCCGGGTGTCGGATCTCGCCGCGCTGGCGGCGAAGCGCGCGGAGACCGTGTTCGTCCTCGGCCACCTCGGCATCGGGCTGATCGACACCTACGGGATCGGCCTGGTGGAGCCCGTCCCGAACGTCGTCGTGGAGACGTCCGGGGCGTTCGGCTTCACCGTCCGGGTCGCGATCGAGCGGCTCGGGGCCGAGCGGGTGCTCTTCTCCGCCGAGCACCCGCTCCAGCCTCCCTCGGTGGAGCTGGCCAAGTACCAGGCCCTCGGGCTTCCGCAACCGCTGCTGCAGCAGGTGCTGTGGCGGAACGCCCACCGGATTCTCGGACTGGAGTCACCATGA